The segment CCTGCCGGGGAAAGCCTGATACACGGCCTTCGCTTTCGCGCACGCTGCGCTCCATCCTTTTCGCGCCGGTCGGTCGTTGTAACCGACGTACGGTGACAGCACTCTGTGCGCGTCGGCAGCCTGTCGGCGGCCGCAGTCCTGGCACAACCCACCCATGAAACGTATCCTCAGTCTCCTCCTGCTCTCCGTCCTGGCGTGCGCGGGCTCCGCGCACGGCCAGTTGCTCCTCACCGGTACCACCCGCGGTGATTTCACCGGCCCGCTGCCGGCCAACACCTGGGTGCTCAACGGTCCCGTAACCTCCATCTTCGCCTCGGGCATCCCCGGCTCGGGCATCGACACCCAGACCTCGATCACCTTCACCGGCGCGAGTTTCACCAACGAGCCGGCGAGTTGGTGGTTCGGCATCGGCAGTGTGAAAATCAAGAATGGCATGACGCTGCTCGGCACCACCGCCGCTACGGCGACGATGGATCTTTACATGGATATTCCGGCCGAGGGTGTGTCGAACTTCCTGCTCACCACGCTGACCTTCGGGCTCGACAACACCAGCAACAGCGGCACGCAAAACATTCCCGACATCTTCTATCTCGGCCACAGCGCGCCCGCCACCCTCGTGCTTCCCGACAAGATCGTCTCGTT is part of the Opitutus terrae PB90-1 genome and harbors:
- a CDS encoding choice-of-anchor K domain-containing protein, with translation MKRILSLLLLSVLACAGSAHGQLLLTGTTRGDFTGPLPANTWVLNGPVTSIFASGIPGSGIDTQTSITFTGASFTNEPASWWFGIGSVKIKNGMTLLGTTAATATMDLYMDIPAEGVSNFLLTTLTFGLDNTSNSGTQNIPDIFYLGHSAPATLVLPDKIVSFDIALTDPTYETGQSIGERKTGTVGLTAAFTFVPVPEPSTYAAFAALGLIGVAAVRRFRRPAAQLG